From a single Miscanthus floridulus cultivar M001 chromosome 8, ASM1932011v1, whole genome shotgun sequence genomic region:
- the LOC136473594 gene encoding gamma-glutamylcyclotransferase 2-2-like, protein MVLWVFGYGSLIWNPGFDFDDKILGFIKGYKRTFNLACIDHRGTPEHPARTCTLETDDEAICWGIAYCVKGGPEKERKAMQYLERRECEYDQKISIDFYKEGDPLKPAVTGVLVFVSTPDPIGNKYYLGPAPLQDMSRQIATANGPTGYNRDYLFSMEKALASISHEDDSIIELADEVRKVLNRTKETKITGANASLKSHVPLVHLSALPEGTVVDSR, encoded by the exons ATGGTGCTGTGGGTCTTCGGCTACGGGTCCCTCATCTGGAACCCCGGCTTCGACTTCGACGACAAAATCCTTGGCTTTATCAAGGGCTACAAGCGGACCTTTAATCTCG CTTGCATTGACCACAGAGGCACACCGGAGCATCCGGCGAGGACCTGCACGCTTGAAACTGACGACGAGGCCATATGC TGGGGAATTGCATATTGTGTCAAGGGTGGTCCAGAAAAAGAGCGAAAAGCAATGCAG TACTTGGAGAGAAGGGAGTGTGAGTATGACCAGAAGATATCCATTGATTTCTACAAG GAAGGAGATCCCCTGAAACCAGCTGTGACGGGCGTCTTAGT TTTTGTGTCCACTCCAGATCCAATTGGCAACAAGTACTACCTTGGCCCTGCTCCTTTGCAGGATATGTCAAG GCAAATTGCTACAGCCAATGGCCCTACTGGCTATAATAGGGATTACCTGTTCTCAATGGAGAAGGCATTAGCCAGCATAA GCCACGAAGATGATTCAATCATAGAGCTTGCAGACGAGGTGAGGAAGGTGCTCAACAGAACAAAGGAGACCAAAATCACTGGTGCCAATGCTTCCCTGAAATCTCATGTGCCTCTTGTGCACCTGTCTGCGCTTCCAGAAGGCACCGTTGTGGACTCGAGATAG